The Drosophila gunungcola strain Sukarami chromosome 3L unlocalized genomic scaffold, Dgunungcola_SK_2 000003F, whole genome shotgun sequence genome contains a region encoding:
- the LOC128258728 gene encoding arginine-glutamic acid dipeptide repeats protein isoform X2, translating into MAASTQGEIRVGPGHQVNDVYAKLPDYNPISSFPIDKETDERELEESRWSPGVVADGDLLMFLRAARSMAAFQGMCDGGLEDGCLAASRDDTTINALDVLHDSGYDPGKALQALVKCPVSKGIDKKWTEDETKKFIKGLRQFGKNFFRIHKDLLPHKDTPELVEFYYLWKKTPGANNNRPHRRRRQSALRRNRVTRANNSSSNTPPKKEDTPEPQTATTATAAATAASETASRSSPAVSKEENSSLTEDDASECDSDSSLTHKRDESPSRMRTRNKQQNNNSSTTSSSSNNAAGNGGGNATSISSGSTSGGAAGGNSSSKDQSANAVANGKRPKRGSETPDVAGGASVDSPKTPTKAVAESSANKRKGGKQDTPNKKKRTEQEACEPSAQEESAVKEKRKRPDSPVESMNSDSRPDSVLDDGESNTTDTTTAEQQSTKDSKEAVSCKEERDMVSNDLDAKAEEKAIKAEALAEDSKDSAIKNMDEETNIQAPIGVETSSAEVANANAVANPVAPPITMKVPTIATVEALNASVERKEAIEKMESCDSDPEMLKKLATIKQEASPQQQQQQQQHMQQQSQLQLQQQLVPVGIQPPPVCAPAEAVYIKKEPMEDSMDATCNQNSNEPQDLKVKIEIKNEDALKHSVGGLPPSGPGGPPSALHPLSGAPVESGQPEPLHLQHMPHGPVPTQPPPGYLIDGQLKYGPPGQGVPPQPPQLHSDAVAGGNGAPPGAPTTPQKYPPEMEMKFAPQDLKYPPPPPLDALKYSQEMQAAAAAAAAAGKYDMKYMMEQQGKYPVELSAAHQPPGKPGYQDSLKIPDVKPAFGHLPHNVGSPLDVAHKYGPPPTSQESQQQQQSQPPAHQLPPGATPPPGIAMPKPHYQHDVQTPPLGRPFEPSGLMLKYGDPLTAKYGPPQDLKYPMPPVSSQAGPADVKPYGGENLIKSSPYGPPPESPIDASARSTPGQDSQGSNSNSQPPSMPPQPQQFQSPHPSPHMPSPAGGGLPPGMHPQNLIHGPPPGAVGGGGGGSGGGPQPPPPPTSLHQPAPTAPGPPSLQHGLHPGHPQHSQLSVASSLPPSSIGIPPTLSTMAPTHMHPHLHPHAHLQGLHRPHDLPPSMHPHAPMPLSLQGHPQHGHGLPPSHVPQQQQQQQQQPPGGPAGTVRTPSPAQQPPRSLHDPQSSREPPSSQPSTTMAGSGSGPGGPGGPPPQQSPHAHRTSPLPGLSGSGPPPPGLIGHPMAIHPHLAHLPPGHPAHAALAHPGHHLLSHSIAGLGPGGGPIALLAGPGGLGGIPESALSRRTPPSHLPHSHASSAPLTPHSVASMTSTSMSLTTSTVPSSAFSRASPSVQISSGGGGGGGGPSGPGSVGPGGLPNSSAAAAAAAAAAAHRAASPASSVSSLSRQSPLHPVPQSPLSHHPSSSALSAAAAAVAERDRHALMRQQSPHMTPPPVSNASLMASPLSKMYAPQPGQRGLGTSPPPHLRPGASPPVIRHPQMPLPLPLIAPGGGIPQIGVHPGQSPYPHPLLHPSVFYSPHHHPFNSPYGYAPYGPGFPAYMKPPPQPGQLDPAAVMAAHHAGLQGPPPQQMRQDEQNAAAAAAAAAAEKQHQAAAAAAAQQHKAPQQQQQGGMPPNKPPTPKTPQGPGGGMPPGMGGPGTPTGLPPGAYPGSHMPGYPQGPPHGSPFAPQDGQPHGLKPTSHMDALRAHAHSANSAGMGGGHHPTEPLPIDIEPDPEPEIPSPTHNIPRGPSPEAKPDDTECHRSQSAIFVRHIDRGDYNSCTRTDLIFKPVADSKLARKREERDRKLAEKERERRQQQQQQQQQQQQQQAAAAQQAAQQAKMKAELKPPYADTPALRQLSEYARPHVAFSPVEQMVPYHHPMGPMYRERELEEIKNAQAAAASQSRLDPHWMEYYRRSISSNNPYSGIHPSQFPLYANPAISQMERERLGIPPPHHVGLDPGEHMVRMIRLTREYHAHSHTHLHLPLHPQPQPPEAGFQLPPNVGQYPRPNMLIPREPHSDVLLRMSYADQLQYLQAAEFQRQSLHDQYFRNQLR; encoded by the exons ATGGCGGCCTCCACTCAAGGAGAAATTCGAGTGGGTCCCGGCCACCAGGTAAACGATGTCTAT GCAAAACTGCCCGATTATAATCCAATCTCAAGCTTCCCCATCGACAAGGAAACCGATGAACGTGAACTAGAGGAATCAAGATGGAGTCCAGGCGTTGTGGCCGATGGCGACTTGTTAATGTTTCTGCGTGCGGCTCGCTCCATGGCTGCATTTCAAGGAATGTGTGATGGCGGACTAGAAGACGGTTGTTTGGCTGCCAGTCGCGACGACACCACAATAAACGCACTCGACGTG cttcaCGATTCTGGCTACGATCCAGGCAAAGCTCTACAAGCGCTCGTAAAGTGCCCCGTATCGAAGGGCATCGACAAGAAGTGGACCGAGGACGAAACAAAGAAGTTTATCAAGGGACTGCGTCAGTTCGGCAAGAACTTCTTTCGCATCCATAAGGACCTGCTGCCGCACAAGGACACGCCGGAGCTGGTCGAATTCTACTATCTGTGGAAAAAGACGCCCGGCGCGAACAACAACCGGCCGCACAGGCGGCGCCGCCAGAGCGCCCTGCGCCGCAACCGTGTCACACGGGcgaacaacagcagcagcaacacaccTCCCAAGAAGGAGGACACACCAGAACCACAAACTGCGACGACGGCGACGGCGGCGGCAACCGCGGCGTCCGAGACGGCGAGTCGCTCCTCGCCCGCTGTCTCCAAGGAGGAGAACAGCTCGCTCACCGAGGACGACGCCAGCGAGTGCGACAGTGATTCGAGTCTGACCCACAAAAGGGATGAATCACCCTCAAGGATGAGGACGCGAAACAAGCAAcagaacaacaacagcagcaccaccagcagcagcagcaacaacgcgGCCGGAAACGGTGGCGGCAACGCCACCTCCATAAGCAGCGGTTCAACGAGCGGCGGTGCCGCTGGCGGCAACAGCTCGTCCAAGGATCAGTCAGCCAACGCCGTGGCTAATGGCAAGCGGCCCAAGCGGGGCTCCGAAACACCGGACGTTGCCGGCGGAGCCTCGGTCGATAGTCCCAAGACGCCGACGAAGGCCGTTGCCGAGAGTTCGGCCAACAAGCGCAAGGGCGGCAAGCAGGATACGCCCAACAAGAAGAAGCGGACGGAGCAGGAGGCCTGCGAGCCGAGTGCCCAGGAGGAGAGTGCCGTCAAGGAGAAGCGCAAGCGGCCGGACAGTCCGGTGGAGAGCATGAACTCGGACAGCCGACCGGACTCGGTGCTCGACGATGGCGAGTCCAATACCACGGACACCACCACCGCCGAGCAGCAGTCCACCAAGGACAGCAAGGAGGCGGTCAGCTGCAAGGAGGAGCGCGACATGGTCTCCAATGACCTGGATGCCAAGGCCGAGGAGAAGGCCATCAAAGCAGAAGCTCTGGCAGAGGACAGCAAGGATAGCGCCATCAAGAACATGGACGAGGAGACGAACATCCAGGCGCCAATCGGCGTGGAGACGAGCTCGGCGGAGGTAGCCAATGCCAATGCGGTGGCCAATCCCGTGGCGCCGCCTATCACCATGAAGGTGCCCACAATTGCCACTGTGGAGGCACTGAATGCCTCCGTGGAGCGCAAGGAGGCCATCGAGAAGATGGAGTCGTGCGATAGCGATCCGGAGATGCTCAAGAAGCTGGCCACCATCAAGCAGGAGGCTTctccgcagcagcagcagcagcagcagcaacacatgCAGCAGCAATCgcagctgcagttgcagcagcaactggtTCCAGTTGGCATCCAACCGCCGCCCGTGTGTGCGCCCGCTGAGGCGGTGTACATCAAGAAGGAGCCCATGGAGGACTCGATGGACGCCACCTGCAATCAGAACAGCAACGAGCCGCAGGACCTGAAGGTCAAGATTGAGATCAAAAACGAGGACGCTCTCAAGCACAGTGTGGGAGGACTGCCGCCCTCTGGTCCCGGTGGACCACCTTCAGCCCTGCATCCGCTGTCCGGAGCTCCTGTAGAGAGTGGTCAGCCGGAACCGCTGCACCTGCAGCACATGCCCCATGGACCGGTGCCCACGCAACCGCCACCCGGCTACCTAATCGATGGCCAGCTGAAGTACGGACCGCCGGGACAAGGAGTGCCGCCACAGCCACCACAACTGCACAGCGATGCGGTGGCAGGAGGCAACGGAGCACCGCCTGGAGCGCCGACCACGCCGCAAAAGTATCCGCCCGAGATGGAGATGAAGTTCGCTCCCCAGGATCTCAAGtacccgccgccgccgcccctGGACGCACTCAAGTACAGCCAGGAGATGCAGGCTGCGGCGGCTGCAGCGGCTGCTGCCGGCAAATACGACATGAAGTACATGATGGAGCAGCAGGGCAAGTATCCCGTAGAGCTGTCCGCTGCCCATCAGCCGCCAGGAAAGCCGGGCTACCAGGATTCGCTAAAGATTCCCGATGTCAAGCCCGCTTTTGGCCACCTGCCGCACAACGTGGGCTCGCCTCTGGATGTGGCCCATAAGTACGGACCGCCGCCCACGTCGCAAGAgtcccagcagcagcagcagtcccAGCCGCCGGCGCACCAGTTGCCGCCGGGAGCCACGCCGCCGCCTGGCATCGCCATGCCCAAGCCGCACTACCAGCACGACGTGCAGACGCCACCGCTGGGGCGTCCGTTCGAGCCATCCGGCCTTATGCTCAAGTATGGCGATCCACTGACGGCCAAGTACGGCCCGCCTCAGGATCTGAAGTATCCGATGCCCCCGGTCTCCTCCCAGGCGGGACCCGCGGATGTGAAGCCCTATGGCGGGGAGAATCTGATCAAGTCCTCGCCATATGGACCGCCGCCGGAGAGCCCAATTGACGCCTCGGCGCGCTCGACGCCTGGTCAGGATAGCCAGGGCAGCAATAGCAATTCGCAGCCGCCGTCGATGCcgccgcagccgcagcagtTTCAGTCGCCGCATCCTTCGCCGCACATGCCTTCGCCAGCCGGAGGTGGCCTACCACCGGGAATGCATCCGCAAAATCTCATCCATGGCCCGCCACCAGGtgcagtgggtggtggtggtggcggtagTGGTGGTGGTCCCCAGCCGCCTCCGCCGCCCACGTCGCTGCACCAGCCCGCGCCCACGGCTCCAGGTCCGCCCAGTCTGCAGCACGGATTGCATCCTGGTCACCCGCAGCACTCGCAGCTGTCGGTGGCCTCGTCGCTGCCGCCGAGCTCGATTGGAATTCCACCCACGCTCTCGACAATGGCGCCAACGCACATGCACCCGCACCTTCACCCACATGCGCATCTGCAGGGTCTGCATCGGCCGCACGACTTGCCGCCCAGCATGCATCCGCATGCGCCCATGCCGCTATCACTGCAGGGACATCCGCAACACGGTCACGGATTGCCGCCCTCGCACGTcccccagcagcagcagcagcagcaacaacagccgcCAGGCGGACCAGCCGGCACGGTGCGAACTCCATCTCCTGCCCAGCAGCCGCCGAGATCCCTGCACGATCCGCAATCGTCTCGAGAGCCGCCCAGTTCGCAGCCCTCGACCACGATGGCGGGTTCGGGTAGTGGTCCCGGTGGACCCGGTGGACCGCCGCCGCAACAGTCGCCGCACGCTCATCGCACATCGCCGCTGCCCGGTCTGTCGGGCAGTGGACCGCCGCCGCCGGGACTCATCGGGCACCCGATGGCCATACACCCGCACCTGGCACACCTGCCGCCCGGCCATCCGGCCCACGCAGCGTTGGCCCATCCGGGACACCATCTGCTGTCGCACTCGATAGCGGGCCTGGGACCTGGCGGCGGACCCATCGCCTTGTTGGCCGGACCCGGCGGACTGGGAGGAATCCCAGAGTCCGCTCTAAGTCGCCGCACCCCGCCCTCACACCTGCCACACTCGCACGCCTCCTCGGCCCCGCTGACGCCGCACTCGGTGGCCAGCATGACGTCCACCAGTATGTCGCTGACCACCAGCACGGTGCCCTCGTCCGCCTTTAGCCGCGCCAGTCCCAGCGTGCAGATCTCGagcggtggtggcggcggcggcggtggtccTTCTGGACCCGGAAGCGTTGGGCCCGGAGGATTGCCCAACTCatcggcagcggcggcggcagctgctgcagcggcTGCCCATCGAGCGGCCTCGCCGGCGTCCAGCGTGAGCAGCCTGAGTCGCCAGAGCCCGCTGCATCCGGTGCCGCAGTCTCCGCTCAGCCATCATCCCTCGTCGTCGGCCTTGTCCGCCGCGGCAGCCGCTGTGGCGGAACGGGATCGGCATGCGCTGATGCGACAGCAATCGCCGCACATGACGCCGCCACCGGTGTCCAATGCCTCGTTGATGGCTAGTCCGCTGAGCAAAATGTATGCTCCTCAGCCGGGTCAGAGGGGTCTGGGGACCTCTCCGCCACCGCATTTGCGTCCGGGAGCCTCGCCGCCGGTCATCCGGCATCCGCAGATGCCCCTGCCGCTGCCACTGATTGCGCCTGGCGGAGGAATACCACAGATCGGAGTGCATCCGGGACAGTCACCCTACCCGCATCCGCTGCTGCATCCCTCGGTCTTCTACTCGCCGCACCATCACCCGTTCAACTCGCCCTACGGCTATGCGCCCTATGGTCCTGGATTCCCGGCCTACATGAAGCCACCGCCGCAGCCAGGTCAGCTGGATCCGGCCGCCGTGATGGCCGCCCACCACGCTGGTCTGCAGGGACCGCCGCCCCAGCAGATGCGCCAGGATGAGCAGAATGCAGCGGCCgctgcggcagcagcagctgccgaGAAGCAGCATCaagccgccgcagcagcagcagctcagcAGCACAAGGCgccgcagcaacaacagcagggTGGAATGCCACCCAATAAGCCGCCGACGCCAAAGACGCCGCAGGGTCCTGGTGGTGGAATGCCACCGGGGATGGGCGGACCGGGAACACCGACGGGCCTGCCGCCAGGTGCCTATCCGGGTAGTCACATGCCGGGATATCCGCAGGGACCGCCTCACGGATCACCCTTTGCGCCGCAAGATGGTCAGCCGCACGGCCTGAAGCCCACTTCGCACATGGATGCCCTGCGAGCGCATGCACACTCGGCCAACTCGGCGGGCATGGGCGGAGGACATCATCCAACGGAGCCAT TGCCCATCGATATTGAGCCGGATCCGGAGCCAGAAATCCCTAGTCCCACGCACAACATACCACGTGGTCCCAGTCCCGAGGCCAAACCGGACGACACCGAGTGCCATCGCTCTCAGTCTGCCAT aTTTGTGCGCCACATCGATCGCGGGGATTACAATTCGTGCACAAGAACGGATTTGATCTTCAAGCCGGTGGCCGACTCGAAGTTGGCACGCAAGCGTGAGGAGCGCGACCGTAAGCTGGCCGAGAAGGAGCGTGAGCGGCGTCAG cagcagcaacaacagcagcagcaacagcaacaacagcaggcgGCAGCCGCTCAGCAGGCGGCGCAGCAGGCCAAGATGAAGGCGGAGCTGAAGCCACCGTATGCGGACACGCCTGCCCTGCGTCAACTATCCGAGTACGCTCGTCCCCACGTCGCCTTCAG TCCTGTTGAGCAGATGGTGCCATATCATCATCCAATGGGCCCCATGTACAGAGAGAG GGAACTGGAGGAGATCAAGAACGCACAAGCTGCTGCGGCGAGCCAATCCAGGCTAGATCCGCACTGGATGGAGTACTATCGACG ATCCATTTCCTCCAACAATCCCTACAGCGGCATTCACCCCTCGCAGTTTCCCCTGTACGCGAATCCGGCGATATCGCAGATGGAGAGGGAGCGTCTGGGAATTCCACCGCCGCACCATGTGGGGTTGGACCCGGGCGAGCACATGGTGCGTATG ATACGATTGACGAGAGAATATCATGCACACTCTCATACTCATTTACATTTGCCTTTGCATCCACAGCCGCAACCACCGGAGGCCGGTTTCCAACTGCCAC CGAATGTTGGCCAGTATCCGCGGCCAAATATGCTTATACCTAGGGAGCCGCATTCGGATGTCCTGCTGCGCATGTCCTATGCCGACCAACTACAG TATTTACAGGCCGCCGAGTTCCAGCGACAGTCCCTGCATGATCAGTACTTTAG GAATCAGCTGCGTTAA